CAAGCCGCCTAGAGTATGCGATTAGCAGCCAAACTTACAACCTCGAAATTGATTCTTTTGCCTATACCCGCGGCTTTCCCGCTCTCGATTATCTGCTGCATCACGATAGCGAGACCCAAATTCTAAATGAGTTTGCCGATACCGCCCGACAAAATTACCTCAAGGCTGTTTGCCAGCAAATCAAGCAAAAAGTAGATTGGACCCAAGATGGCTGGAGCGCCTATGCCAATAGCTTTAAAACCACCGAAGGCCTAGCCGTGGGCAGCCCCCTCAGCCTTTTGGTCAACCAACTCAACCAAAATTACGAGCTGTTCAAAAATAATAAGTTGGGAACGCCCGTAGGCGCCAAGGTCAGCTATATTGCAGCACCCGAAAAAACCGAGGCCTACTATAGCGGCCAATCGCTTATTTTGGCCCAAACGACCCTAAACGCCAGTCAGGCCCTTTTTAATGGTGGCAATGGCCAAGGACTAGATGATTATCTGGATGCTACGACAGTTCAAAAAGATGGCCGCCCAATCAGCCAACTCATCAATGAACAGTTTGATGCGGCCAGCAGCGCCCTCGATGCGCTAAATGGGCAAAGCCTAGCCGACAATATTCGCAACAATTTTGAGGCCTGCAAAAGCGCTTATGCTCAGGCCCAAAACCAAGTGGTCTACCTCAAAACAGATCTGCCCGCCGTCCTTTGCATCAATATCACTTATGCCGATAATACTGATGATGGCGATTAAATTACTGTTTTTTTGGGGCCTGCCGCCTTCGGCGGCCGGGCCCTTGCAGGGCTCGCAGGTCTGCTCGGCCCTGCGGGCTTCGCCCTTGGTCTGCCGCTAGGCGGCCCCCTTTCAGGCCCCTAGGCCGAATGGAAGTTCTGCGCTTCGGCCATCCTTTGATAAAAATTTCAGGCTAGTCAAGGCATTTTTTAAAGGCATAGCCCTAGCTATGGCTGAGAAAAATAACGCAGAATAGCAAGAAATTAAAGCAAAGGATAGAAGTGGCAGGGCTTTCATTTGGCCTTTGCCTGCGGCCCTTCGGGCCTGTAGGATGGATATATATCTGTGGGTTGAAACCCACAGCCATACAACAATGGTATTGCTTCGCAATGATCTATGAATGAGGGTTAAAACCCTCATGAAATGAGCCGATAGTTTCAACCATCGGCTCATAATACATTCTAGTATAAGCTTAGTCCAATCGTTCTTCTCTGCCGTCGGCATGACGGGCAAAGCGTTCTTTTTTTGGACCAAAATGATGTTCGTCTTCGGGCCAAGGCCATTTTCCAAACTTCCCGGCTCTATAATCTTTAAAGGCTTCTTGCAGACGCTCTGCAGAGTCCATCACAAAAGGTCCTCTTTGCCAGACAGGCTCCTCTATAGGAGGCGCTTGCAAATATAAGAGTTTGGCCCCCCCAGGGCCAGCCACCAACTCCAACTCTTCTTGGGCCAACCAACTCATATAATGTCGAAGGGGCATTTTTTGTCCATTTGCCTGAATGTCGCCTCCCTCATAGAGGTATAAGCGGCCCCAACTTTCTGTAGAGCTCGCTTTGGGGATTGTAAATTTAGCTCCAGCCTCCAAATCTATTCTTAGGACCATAAAGTCCCTAGACTTTTGGCTGGCCCAAGAAGCCGCTGGCGGCTCTGGCGCTTTATGAGGCCCAAACTGCCCCGCCCAAAGCCGAAAACGAGCCCCCTGCTCTTCTTTTTCTACCAACTGATGCGACCAAAACATTTTATACTGCGGGTCTACCATCTTTTGCTTGCTCGGCAAATTGAGCCAAATCTGAAATAAGCGTAAAGGGTTCTCTTTTTCTTGCTCAACTAAAGGAAACATTTCTGAGTGCAAAAGTCCACGACCTGCCGTTAGCCATTGTAGATCGCCAGCGCTATATCGACCCGCCCCTCCATGAGAGTCGGTATGGTCCACCCAGCCCTTTTCAACAATTGTTAAGGTCTCAAATCCCCGATGAGGATGATAGGGGAAACCCGGAATCTCTTGGCCATGATACATCCGCCAATTGGCGGCGGGATTAAAATCGCTGCCCATTTGTCGCCCTCTTAGGCTAGTCTTTGCCGGCCCCAAATTGGCCTCCCCTTTTGGATAGTCGTCTTCATGATAAGCACAAAATATAAAGGGATCTTGCGCAGGCCAAGGACCAGCTTGCGGCAAGGGATAAAATTTCATCTTCTTCATCACTATTTTTAATTCTTGTAGATACATCTATTAAAGGCTAGAAATAGGAAAAAGTTGAGATGAGGCCATAAAAAAGCCCTCCGTAGAGGGCTTAAAATAGCTAGTGAAGGCTAATTTATTAAGGCTTTAGCTGTCGGAGTTCAGAGAAGCTAATGGGCCGATAATTCAGTTTTTTCTGGGCCAAATCATCCGGAAAAGTACTCAGCTGGGCCAGTTCTAGACCACCATTTTCTTTAAAACGCAAAGCGGTAATCTTCATTTTTTGGCTGCGGTCTACCTCTCCAGGCGTTTGATAGCTTTTTGTTTCTTTATTATAATACATCTGCATCACTCCACGAGTTTTGCTAAAGGTAGTACTTAGTCGCTCATCAGCTCTTAATTTAGGTCCTTGCTCCACCTTAATTTGGGCCAGCATTTTCTCTTCTTCCTTTAGGTCTAGGAAACGGTCGCAGTTAATCCAGCCTAAGCGGTTAATCTGCATACTATTGACAACATATCGGCGCTGAAAGTCGGGAGAGATCTGCCCTCTTTCTATTTTTGCGGCAATGACTTTCTGGTAGATTTTGTCTAGTTGGTCCACAAACTGCTGCAGCTCTTCGGCTTGTTTATTAAAGCCAGTCAGTGAAAGGACCTCATTATAGTTGGCAATCATTTTATTGAGCAAATGCGCATGTCGGTAGACGCCATTTAGGGTTTCGCTAGTACTTAGGGCCAATCTTCTTTGCACCCCTGTCTCCTCTCTAGTTTGGATAGCACGAAGATCTCGCATTAGTTTGTCGCGCAACTCATTGAGTTTATGGTTGCGATTAAAGGTATAATTGGTCCGAATACACTTCTTTAGCGATGTAGCCAATTGCAAAAAGATAGCGGGTTGTTTGGCTGCTGCTTCAATTTCCAAAAGGGTTTGCATCTCTTCCTCAAAGCCCAGTTGCTGGCATTCTTCCTTTAGGTAAGCTTGGTAGCGTTGTAGCTGCTTAGTATTGCCAATTAGGCCGACTAGGCTTTCGCTAAATGCGGCCGACCATTTAAAGTCGAGCATCCATTGGTTAATGTCAGCTTCATTGTTTTTGGCCAAATCGACTAAGAGGTCGAGGCTATCTTGCTGGGCCCAGTAAGCGGCCAAGTTAATTTCATATTGGGCAAAGGCCTGCTCCTGGCGTTTTTGGGCCGCTGCATAGCTTTTGGCTCTACCTGCATTGATTTTCTCAATGCGTAGTCGGTAATTTTCCGCCTTTTTCACTAAACCCGCAATGCGAGCCTCATATTTTTTGTCGCTTTCAAAGCGTTTCTTGGGGTTTTCGCTACGGATGGTCTTTTCATCCACTACAGGCAGCTCCATATATTCTAGGGGAGCTAGGGCGCCGGGCTTTTTGGGCATAGCCAAAAGATGCTCAATTTTAGGCATGGGCGGGGCGGCAATAATGCGAATAGAGTCTAGGTCTAGCAAATTAAATTTAAAAGTGGGGGGATCTTTCTCAAAGTTAAAGCTCTTGACTTTGGTCCCAGAGGCTTCCCAGACAATATCTTCTGTGGTTTGGCTAATATCTCGATCGGCATAAAAGACCTGCATCCCTTCGTTTAGGGGTTCATCGGAGGGAAGGCGAAGGTTGAGGCTGGCTTTGGGGGCCAGTTGTAGCGCCTCATTATTCAGATCTTGGGCCTGAATATTGACCATGCCGCCAGTTTCGATCAGTTCATGGCCGGGGGCCACAGTTTGTAGATTCTGCATCCACATATCGTTAAGGCTGAGGGCTTCTCGCAGTTCTATTTTCACTTTATCATCGCTGAGGGCTTGGCCATTGGCCCGAACAAAGCTGCCTGCGGGAATAAACAACTGGCTGCCATTGGCCCCAAAGATCAGGGTATCTCTATTGGGGTTGATCCAAAACTCCTGTTTCATGCGCTGGTCCATAAAGCTATAGAACTCTTCCCAGTTTTTGGGTTGGAAGACCTGCAAACGGACCTCTACTCTTCGGTTTTCGGCCCAATCGCCTTCTGAGAGTTCTCCCTTTGCCGTTAGCGAAAAGCTAGCGGTTTCCAAGCCTTTTGCTTCTAGATATTGGGCCACAGCTTGGGCTCTTCTTCGGGCCAGATCTTCATTATAGCTCAGGCTACCGGCTTCATCGCAAAAGCCTTTGAGGTCCAAAACAAGGTCGGGATATTCTTGGCTTTGGGCCAAGAGCTGTTCTAATTTTGCTTTTGCTTTTTTCGTCAGTTGAGCTTGGCCTGATTCAAAGTAAACAGATTGCTCAAAATTTTGAGCAAAAGCGGAGAAACTCAGGCTGGCTAGGAGAACAAAAAGGATATTTCTCATAATGGCTTAGAATTTTGTTTTGGAAAAGAGGGTTGAGCTGCGCAGCTGTTTACTTAATCTCTTTTTGGTCCAAAGGTTACGACTAAAGATTTTCTTTTTTTTCAAAGAGGGCCGAAGCCGACTGCCATAAAGCAAGAAAAAATGATGTGCGGCCTAGCGATGTGTAGGGGTGGCCGAAGGCCAGACCGAGCCGCTGAAAGCGGCGCAGGGCCGAGCAGACCTGCGAGCCCCGAAACGCAGCGCCGACGACCGCAGGGAGACGGAGGCCCCAAAAACAAAAAAACCAGCTCATCTTTACAGACAAACTGGTTATATAATACTGATTTAAAGCGGTTTACTCTCCGAAGTACTCGCAATAAATTTTGGGTGTTTCTTGTAATTTCACGCAATGCAATTGGCAATTATCGGGCAGGAAGGGCGCCAACTCTTGCCAGATATAATAGACTAGATTTTCGGTAGTGGGCAGCACGCCTTCGGGCAGAAAATTGGGGTCCATATTCATATTGGAGTGGTCCAGAATATCGGTTACTTTTTCGCGCATAAGTTTGGCCAGCACCTTGGCATCCATGAGAAATCCGGTAACGGGATCGGGTTTTCCCTTGAGGGTAACCCAAAGCTCATAATTATGGCCATGAAAGTTTTTGTTGGCGCATTTTCCGAAGATTTCAAAATTTTTCTCATCGCTCCAGCTGGGCACCCAAAGTTGGTGAGCGGCATTAAAACTTTCTTTTCTACTGAGGTATACAAGCATATTGCATCTCCTTTTTGGCCCTTTTGAGAAACAGTCAAGGGACCTTTTTATCAAATAAAATTATAGGTCTAGCAAAAAGGCTAGAGTATCTTTTCCGTCGGCAAAATTGGTCCATTTGGGCTGTTGAGCCTGCCCAAATTTTACGCTTGGCCGTGCTAGTGTGAGTCTTTGATTGACTACAACCTGAATCTTGTCCCAATCCTTGGCGAGCAGTTGTTCTAGCTCTTCCAGATCGTTATAGGCCTCATAATGCAGGCTAGCGATTCTAGATTCGAGGGCCGGCAAGGGCAAAAGCGCAAGGACCGCATTGACATAATGTTCTTGGCCATTGAGCAAGTACAAAGAGCGGTTATAGTCGTAATTATTGCGGTATTTGCTATGATGTTCTAGGGGCGTAAAGGCCTCCAATCTTTGCATAAAGAGTTCAAAATTGAAGTCTTTGGGCAGATAAATTTTGGCGACAGAGCGGCAGCCCAGGCCAAAATAATCAAAGATATCGCGACCTAGGGCCAGGATTTCCTCCTCGCTTTCCTCTCCAGATAAAACCGCTACAGATTTACGGTTTTTGCGGATAATGTGCGGCTTTTTGCTAAAATAATGTTCAAAATAGCGGGCCGAATTATCGCTGCCGGTAGCAATTACGGCATCAAAATTCTTGAGTTGGTCCACCACCTCAAAATAGGGTGCAATAGCGGGCTGCTGCTGTTTCCAGAGGGCCAAGAGGGCGGGAATCAGCACGGCATCCTTAGAAGAATACTTAATGAGGGCCTTATGTCCCGCCAAAAAGCAGAGCAAAATATCTTTGATGCCCACCATGGGAATATTGCCGGCCAGCACCAGCCCTACTCGCTTACTAATGGGGTAATCTTCTGGCTGATAATTGGCCAAAAAGGCATTGAGCTCCTCCTCGGCCAAATAGTTATTGATCAGGGCATCCAAGGCTTTTTGGCTATCCTCTGCCCGAAACCAACCATTTTGTCGATAAGCCAGCGGGAAATGTTTCCGCATTTCTCCCTGCCCATATTCAGAGGCCAACAATTGCCCCAAATCGATTAGCGCTTGCTTGCGCGCCGCAAAATCCATCATGCTCTATTTTTAATATGTGTTCGGCGCAAAGTTCGCAAAAAAAAAGAGCTAGAACGAATAAGTTATTTAAAATATGTTTTGAGGTGGCTGTTTTGGGGCCTCCTGCCTGCGGCAGGCGCTACGCTTTGGGGCTCGCAGGTCTGCTCGGCCCTTCGCCAGCAAGCTGGCTCGGTCTGGCCTGACGGCCACCCCGCCGCATCGCTAGGCCTGCGGCGGCTGCGCCGCCTGCTATATGGGCCTGTAGGTTGAAACCTACAGCAACAAAAGAAGCCATACTAACTGCAATAAAAATGGGCCGATGGTTAAAACCATCGGCCCATAACGAATCCTAATACAAGCAAACAAGGGCTTTAGCCCGCCAGTTTGCATAGCCCCACAACCATGGGCTTCAGCCCATGGGAAAATACGCTCACTACACTCTTAAGCTTCTTCAACAACTTCTATTCTTACTGCCCTGGGCTGAAGCCCAGGGTTCTTGACTGAGCGAACTGACGGACTAAAGTCCTTGTTCGCTTTTTCTCTGCTGTTATGGCTATCCCCAAAAACAACCATTGACCGAAGCACAAAAAAGCCCCCTCGACAGAGGGGGCGACTTTACCTTTAGCCTAGGGCCAAGGCCCTAGGGTCCTGTATAAAACTGCCCAACCGCTGAAGAAGAGGGCCTAAAGGAAACATAAAAGATGAGCAGGCCCAGCGCTGCGCAGGGGTGGCCGAAGGCCAGACCGAGCTTTGAGCAGAGCGAAAAGCGAAGGGCCGAACAGACCTGTGAGCCCCGCAGCATAGCGGCGGCCAGCTTGCTGGCCGCGGGCCCCAAATCCTATATTCCCCCTCTACTGCGCCGCCTGCTATATGCACTATGGTTTTAGCCGAATATTAAAGCCCAACTGTTTAGCGGCTTCTTTTGCCCGCTGATAGCGCTCGTCTTTTTCATCAAAAGAAGTTCCTGTCTTAATATTAAAGCTCAAATCAATAGATATTTCATCTCCCTCCCTTAAGAAGGGGCGAATAAAGTAATCAAAGAGCTTAGTATATTCCTTGGGCCCCACTTGACCTGTTGTTTGGAATGCTGTATATCTAAGCTCCTCATCTACTTTTTGAACGCTAAGTTCTTCTGGAGTCGAACGCTCTTCTACAATTTCCTCTCTTTTTGTGTCAGGGGCAACTTCTTCTACTTCTTCCTCAGGAAGGTCGGTTAAATCAATCAGATAGAATTGTTCTTCCTCTGCCTGAAAACCAAAGGGCAGACTATCTTCATAAAACTGCTCCAATGCCTTGGGAGAAGCCCCTTCTGCCAGAGCACAGTAAGATCGATGTAAAAAGGTCTGAATAGCCTGACTAATAGCCTCTGGGCCTGTAATCAAAGGTTTGTCATCATAACGTAAAAAGGCCTCATAAATCATCTGAACAGAGATTGCATTACCTTCTGTAGGCCAAAGATTGTGCTTACTCAAAAGAGAACGGCCTAAACTATCTAACAGCCACTGCTCCTCTTTTAAGCGATCAATAATTTTATGCTCTAATAACTGTTTCAAGCTAAAGGCATCTTCCTGTAAAAGAAGAAATTTTGCCCCATCTTTCATGCTGTACTTTACTAAGTAGTTGTACAAACCAGGAAGATTACGCTCTATTTTATCATTGGCCTCTTGCTTACGTCTGCGCAAATCCTCCATTTGCCCCTTATCCAAATTCTTATACTCTCGCTCTGTTTGCTTAGAAGCTAGGTACAAGGCAATAGCCGACTCTACCGTTCCTAAAACAGATGGATTCGCAAAAAGAAATAATAAGGTATTTCGATAAATTCGATCTGCTTGCCCCTTTTTCCCAACAATCTGACGCAGCTTTTCTTCTGCAGCCTTAGATAATTTATTATTCTGAGCGATGTCTCTGGGCGGCATAATCACCAAAGTAAACTTATTTTGCTCAGGTAAGGCCTCCTGAGGATCCACAATCAAACGAAATGGTAGTGTCCCCCTAGATAACAGACGCAAACGCTCCATCAACTCCTGCTCTATGGCCTCCTTCTTTATTGCAGCCTGAAACTGGTTGATTAGAATATTGATGTTGGGCTGCGTATGAAACCAATAGCGCTTACCCTCTGTACCTTGCTCCGTATGATACAAATGATGGGCACGCCCCTCTAAAGCATACAAAGCCCCATTAACACTATTATGGTTAGGTCCTGCAGGCCCCAATAATTGCAACTTGATTTCTTTGAGTGAAATCCCTCTCCTAGTACTGTCCGCACCAAATGAATTCATCAAAATGATACTCCCCAGCCCCTGGGTCAAATCATACTGCCCATACTCAGGCTTTTCCTCATCAATCCGAAATGCATTAGAAGCAGAACCCGCCACATCAGATGAAATTACAGCATCATAACCATTTCCATACAATCGCTTGAGCTGACTAGACAAGGCATCTAAGTTCTCAAAGTTTACCTGACTAGGATGAATTAAGTATTGCGGACCAAACAAGTTTCTTCTGCGTTTCCATAAATCGCTAATAATGGCCGCCAACAAACGTAAAGCACCTCGCGTCCGCTGAAAGTCATGATGACTAGCCCAACGATTACGGAAAATATCTATCAACTCTGGATGAAAAGGATAAGCCTTAATGATCTTTTTACGGTAACTCTGCTTTACAGCAATCTCTGGCAACTCCGTCCAGTTATCTTGATAAAACTGTAGGTAACGATCCGCCACCTTTTCCGCCTCTTCTAAGTCAACTTGCTCAAATAAACGACGACGCAATACCTCATAAATCTCCTCATCTGCTACAGGCTTACTGTCTGCCCCTACCCGACTTACCCGCTTCTCTAAGCTTCCTAAAATACTCTGTGCCTGCGGAGTGTTCCCTACTTCTTGTACAGAAGCTGGCAAAGTAATCACCGCAGCCGTCCGAGCTGTTGCTGAAACAGCTTCAGTGAGCTCCTGCATAAAGGATACGGTCTGATCACTTAAATTGCTACTCCCTACCTTTATCGCAGAGGCCTTGACACAATAATCCGCCAACTCATCAATTAAAATTAAAGCCGGCTGGACCATCTCCAAAACCTGCTGAAATCGCCCAGCAGGCGCAGAACGCTGCTCATCATTCTTTTTTACAATCTCATAAGCCGAACGCCCACCTAACTGATAGGCCAATTCCCCCCAAATAGTCTGTATCTGCAACTCTCCCTCATCATCCCGAACAAGACGACCATTCGCCGGATCATTTGTCGTATTCGTAAATACAGCCACCTTGGCCGAAGAAAAGTCAATAGGACCTGTCGCCTTCAATAACTCCTGTAAGTTGCTGTCTCTGCGACTGTTTAAACTATTTCCCTCCTTACACAAATGATATAATGAAATCAGACTATGTGTCTTTCCTCCACCAAAGCCTGTCTGCAATGATATTACCCGGTTCTCGCCAGAGTCTTTGCCATTCAAACTATTTAACACCCGACGAGCAATGCTCTTTAAACCCGCCGTAAAATAGGTCTTAGCAAAAAATTCTTGACTATCAATATAACTAGAACGCCCCTCCGCCGTAGCCACCTCAGTAAGGTTGGCCGCAAATACGCTCTCATCCAAACGCCCTTGCCGAATATCTAAATGAGGTTGGCAATTCCCAAACCAAGGACGAATAGCTAAACGCTCGCCATGCTCGAGCTTCTGCTTTTCTACTACCTGCAATACCACAGCTTCATCTTCTGCCTCTTTCTCAGATTCCTCATCGCCTGCCTTACGCAAAGCCTCCAACTTACGAACTACTTCCTCTTTCTTTAAGGCTTGTATGATCTTTATCATGTTTAAATAGCCCTCCTGATAAGCATTCTCATCAATATCTGAAAAATGAGCCAAATCATTACGCAAATCACAGATGTCAGAAAAGTAGGTCGGTAGCTTTGGCGTCATCCGCCCAAAGTCTTCCGATAACAATTCTTTCTGACGCAAACTCCAAGATTTTAAATGTGGGAAATCTATTACCGATGCCTGGGTCGCCCCCGCCCGCAGTTGCTCAATGATCTTCTCCTGATGACTCTCGTATAAACTCGCCCCATATTCGATTAACCAACGATCCGCATAACTGCGCTCCATCCGATCTACTATATATACCCGAATGGCATGCAGAAACTCTGTCATTGCCGAAAATAAATGATCCCGCTGCCCTTTGTTAATCTGTTTCATCATTGTTTTTGTTGTTTAGTATGCTCCGCTAAAATAACTCGTTCTGCTGCCCTAACTTAGGCATCTGCTGCGCTTCTTTTAATAGGTTTTCTTTGTTCGCCAACAGCCCCTCCGCCTGCTTACTGTCCTCCATTCCCTTGGGTAATAACTCCAATAAAGCAGCCATAACCCGCCAAAAAGGATCCTCGGCTTCAGCAGCTTGCTTACTCAAGAAACGCAATAACTCCCCCCTAGCTCCAGACTTATATAGGTGCATGCCCTGATGCACCTTGTCTATAATAGGCGTTTGCTTGTTCCGCCCCAACTTGGGCTGCGCCTCTATCCGCTCAGCGTAGTTGGCTAGATATAGTTCATTGCTCTCCTTTAATAAGATGCCCTGCTGCAGTAACTCCTGAACATTCAAACTAGAACCTACCCGACTGAATTTAGCCACATCATCAAATTTAGTCCGCCCAAATCCATATAACTGCAACCAAGCAATGTAGAATTTACTGTAGTCATCGCCCTTAAACCCTTGTAGTAAAGCATTAAAGGCCGCATCCTTGGCCATGCTCAATAACTCAGCTACTTCTACCAAGTCTCCATTGGCCTTCTCGACCGTCCGATACTGACCAAACTCCTGTACCGCCTTGCCAAAACAAGCCGTCAGCAAATCCGCCCCCCGAAAACCTAAATGATAAAGCAAATCTACCTCCGCCCGAACAGTCCGCTCAACATTCTCTTTCACCGTCCCATAGTCCCCAAAAGGCTGCTGCCGCTGAGGCCGAGCCGAAACGGTTACAGAGGAGGCTAAGTAGGACTTTGTTGTCTTTAACGCCCCTTGCAATTCACTATCCATGGGCCAAGAACCCGTAATGTTCATCTTGGCCTGCAATATAGAATTACAAAGGGTCGTCCAAGCATCTGTGCTCTGATGCGCAAACATAATACTTACTATCGACTTGGTCTGCTTCTCTATGGCCGCAAAGATTTCACTAAGCTTCTTTTCAAAATGCTGCTTTGCCAGGTTTTTATCATTATCATGATGGTGCTTAAGCGCAGTGCATTCCTCACTCTTAGGCGTTAAAGGAGTAGAAAAGTTTTCTGGATATAAGCCCCCCAAAGAACGCTTGAGCCAAACATAAAAGAAATCCGATAAATCCGCATAGGCAATGGCATCATAATAAGGCGGATCCGTTACCACCACATCCAAAAACTTAGCAGGAAATTGATCCTTATCACCAGAAGAGGCATTCTTGAGTCCAACAGCAAAGGGATAATCTGATTCAGACTCTATATAGCGAGTCAACCAATCTAACTGATTATATGCGCTGCCTGTTTGGCGACTAAACACATGAGACTCTGGATAATCAAAAACCATAGGTAAGGCTTGTCGGCCAAAAGGACGTTCTAGCTTTTCTCCTTTATTATGCCATACCCCAAAAGAAGTGCTTGCCACAGCAGTTCGATCCAACAAAACACCCAAATAAGTACTCACGGCCTTGGCATAATCTGCCCCAAAATGCTTCTCAACTTCCTGCTGCACAGCTTTCAGCTCCTCGGTTATTGTTTGCAAGGCCAATAACTGCCGCTGGTTGAACATATCGCCCCATTTATCAATTCCCCAAGTACAACAAGGAAGTGCCTGAGTATATTTTACAGACATAGACTCAGTTGGTCTACTATATTCATTTAATACTCCATCTATAGCATCCAAAACTTCATGCTCCTTTTGTTCTGGAAGACGATATCTTTTACCCTGCGCTCCCTGGTCAATAACAGCAATCAGGCGTTCTTTTATTCCTCTTTCTTTAAACTGTAGCTTTAGCTGTTTATTGGGCGTTACGGCCCCACAGCAGGGGCAAGAAAGGTTTGCTCTTTCCATCCAGCCTTCCAACTGACAACTGCCTTCCTTGATTTCGAACTGTATATCTTTATCCTGAATAATGGGCTGTAGATAGATCATTTTCCCTTTCTTTCGGCTCAGGTAAAACTGTCGCAAAAGGGGGACCTCCGCTCCGCAGCTAGGGTTAGAGCAGCGCGCTGTTCGGGCCCAATAATAGGCAATAGGCTTTTGGCCTTCTTCATTAGCGGGATAATACTGTCCAATTTTCGCTTCGGCCTGAGCCAACATTTTTTCGGCAAAAAAGCGAACATCAAAACTGAGTCGATTGGGTAGTTCGACCTCTTTGCCAAAGAGCAAACCTTCTGCTTTGGCTTTTGCCAATCCCGACTCGCCATAGCGTTGTTCAAACTCGCTCAAAGAATAGCGCATTCGTTTCCCATACTTTTGCGGAAACTCTAGGCTAGCCTTTTGGATAATATGGGCTACGGGGTTAATATCATTCCCATAACTCTGGCAACCCAAACGGGCCGCTTCTAAGGGAATAGCGCCCCCTCCTGCAAAAGGGTCAAACACCTTAGGCATTTTAGCCAAAAACTGACTGAGGGCTGTTTCTTGCTCCTTTAGGGCCTGCTGTTGCTTGGGGCTTGGCAGATGACGGTCCAAAAGATCATAATAGGCTCGCTCCTTATCATTCAACGCTTGATAAAGCTGCTCAAACTCCTCTAGTAGTTCCTTATAGCTAGCCTCCTTTT
This genomic interval from Saprospira grandis contains the following:
- a CDS encoding acyl-CoA reductase gives rise to the protein MMDFAARKQALIDLGQLLASEYGQGEMRKHFPLAYRQNGWFRAEDSQKALDALINNYLAEEELNAFLANYQPEDYPISKRVGLVLAGNIPMVGIKDILLCFLAGHKALIKYSSKDAVLIPALLALWKQQQPAIAPYFEVVDQLKNFDAVIATGSDNSARYFEHYFSKKPHIIRKNRKSVAVLSGEESEEEILALGRDIFDYFGLGCRSVAKIYLPKDFNFELFMQRLEAFTPLEHHSKYRNNYDYNRSLYLLNGQEHYVNAVLALLPLPALESRIASLHYEAYNDLEELEQLLAKDWDKIQVVVNQRLTLARPSVKFGQAQQPKWTNFADGKDTLAFLLDL
- a CDS encoding imelysin family protein, with translation MLNFNYYQGGLCLAALLFSLFSCGSETEDPCAVEFDQLALLENVADNFISPAYNNLQTKVDSLNDAVNAFCAQPDASKLQALKSSWLSANIAFQSAKIYEFGPAADYQLRSSLNNYPVFTSRLEYAISSQTYNLEIDSFAYTRGFPALDYLLHHDSETQILNEFADTARQNYLKAVCQQIKQKVDWTQDGWSAYANSFKTTEGLAVGSPLSLLVNQLNQNYELFKNNKLGTPVGAKVSYIAAPEKTEAYYSGQSLILAQTTLNASQALFNGGNGQGLDDYLDATTVQKDGRPISQLINEQFDAASSALDALNGQSLADNIRNNFEACKSAYAQAQNQVVYLKTDLPAVLCINITYADNTDDGD
- a CDS encoding 6-pyruvoyl trahydropterin synthase family protein, which codes for MLVYLSRKESFNAAHQLWVPSWSDEKNFEIFGKCANKNFHGHNYELWVTLKGKPDPVTGFLMDAKVLAKLMREKVTDILDHSNMNMDPNFLPEGVLPTTENLVYYIWQELAPFLPDNCQLHCVKLQETPKIYCEYFGE
- a CDS encoding pirin family protein, whose amino-acid sequence is MYLQELKIVMKKMKFYPLPQAGPWPAQDPFIFCAYHEDDYPKGEANLGPAKTSLRGRQMGSDFNPAANWRMYHGQEIPGFPYHPHRGFETLTIVEKGWVDHTDSHGGAGRYSAGDLQWLTAGRGLLHSEMFPLVEQEKENPLRLFQIWLNLPSKQKMVDPQYKMFWSHQLVEKEEQGARFRLWAGQFGPHKAPEPPAASWASQKSRDFMVLRIDLEAGAKFTIPKASSTESWGRLYLYEGGDIQANGQKMPLRHYMSWLAQEELELVAGPGGAKLLYLQAPPIEEPVWQRGPFVMDSAERLQEAFKDYRAGKFGKWPWPEDEHHFGPKKERFARHADGREERLD
- a CDS encoding OmpA family protein, with the protein product MRNILFVLLASLSFSAFAQNFEQSVYFESGQAQLTKKAKAKLEQLLAQSQEYPDLVLDLKGFCDEAGSLSYNEDLARRRAQAVAQYLEAKGLETASFSLTAKGELSEGDWAENRRVEVRLQVFQPKNWEEFYSFMDQRMKQEFWINPNRDTLIFGANGSQLFIPAGSFVRANGQALSDDKVKIELREALSLNDMWMQNLQTVAPGHELIETGGMVNIQAQDLNNEALQLAPKASLNLRLPSDEPLNEGMQVFYADRDISQTTEDIVWEASGTKVKSFNFEKDPPTFKFNLLDLDSIRIIAAPPMPKIEHLLAMPKKPGALAPLEYMELPVVDEKTIRSENPKKRFESDKKYEARIAGLVKKAENYRLRIEKINAGRAKSYAAAQKRQEQAFAQYEINLAAYWAQQDSLDLLVDLAKNNEADINQWMLDFKWSAAFSESLVGLIGNTKQLQRYQAYLKEECQQLGFEEEMQTLLEIEAAAKQPAIFLQLATSLKKCIRTNYTFNRNHKLNELRDKLMRDLRAIQTREETGVQRRLALSTSETLNGVYRHAHLLNKMIANYNEVLSLTGFNKQAEELQQFVDQLDKIYQKVIAAKIERGQISPDFQRRYVVNSMQINRLGWINCDRFLDLKEEEKMLAQIKVEQGPKLRADERLSTTFSKTRGVMQMYYNKETKSYQTPGEVDRSQKMKITALRFKENGGLELAQLSTFPDDLAQKKLNYRPISFSELRQLKP